The sequence ATTGCTCGTTGCTCATTATCTCGGCACTGATTCCACTGTCCACCGCCCACTATCCACTGCTTGCCACGCCGTAGCCTCTTGTCCGCCGTAGCCTTCAGGCGAAGGAGGATGGCGAAGGCGGGTCTTCTGTCATCCGGCTTCTGTCATCCGGCCTTCAACCGTGTTCGCGGGTCTTTAGAAAAGAGATCTCCGGCCACTGTTCCATGGTCCGGTTCAACCGCCACTCACCCGAGGCCAGGTAGGTGAGATGCCCCTCGGCATCCTCGGCCAGGCTGGCCTGGAATTCCCGCTTGAACTGATCAAGTTTTTTGCGATCATCACAGGCGATCCAGCGGGCCGCGCCCAGATCCACATTCTCGAAGATCACCTCGGCGCCGTACTCGTCCTTGAGCCGGGCCCGGGTCACGTCGAACTGGAGCAGTCCCACCGCGCCCAGGATATAATCACTGCCCATCAGCGGCTTAAAGGCCTGGACCGCGCCCTCCTCAGCCAACTGGACCAACCCCTTTTGCAGCTGTTTGGCCTTGAGCGGGCTTTTCAGGATAACCCGCCGGAAATGCTCGGGCGCGAAATTGGGAATCCCGGTGAATTTGAGTTTTTCGCGCTCGGTAAAGGTGTCGCCGATCTTGATGGTGCCGTGGTTGTGGATGCCGATGATGTCGCCGGGATAGGCCTCATCCACATTGGCCCGGTCCTGGGCCATGAAGATGGTGGCATTGGCCAGGGCGATCTCCTTGTTGATCCGGTGGTGGCGGACCTTCATCCCCCGGGAGAATTTGCCGGAACAGATGCGCAGAAAGGCGATCCGGTCGCGGTGGGCCGGATTCATGTTGGCCTGGACCTTGAACACGAACCCGGAAAAATTCTCTTCTTCCGGAGCGACCTCACGGGTGAGGGATGCCCGGGGACCGGGCGCGGGCGCCAGTTCGACAAAGGCCTCCAGCAACTCCTTGACCCCGAAGTTATTGATGGCGCTGCCAAAGAACACCGGGGACTGGTTGGCCTTGATGAAATGCCCATAGTCAAAGGGGTTGGCCGCCCCTTCCAGCAGTTCGATATCCTGGCGCAGTTCATCGGCCTGGCTGCCGAGCAGTTCGTCCAGCCGGGAATCGGCCAGATCCTGGATCACCAGCCGCTCCTGGTCCCGGGTGGCCTGGCCCGGAACAAAGAGCTGCAGCTCCTTGCGAAAAAGATTGTAAACCCCCTTGAACCGCTTGCCCATGCCAATGGGCCATGAAAGGGGCGCGCACTCGATCTGCAGCTTTTCCTCGATGTCGGCCAGGATATCAAGCGGCTCCAGGCCGTCCCGGTCCAGCTTGTTGATAAAGGTGATCACCGGGGTGTTGCGCATCCGGCAGACCTCCATCAACTTCATGGTCTGGCGCTCCACGCCCTTGGCATTGTCGATCACCATCAGGGCGCTGTCCACCGCGGTCAACACCCGGTAGGTATCCTCGGAAAAATCCTGGTGACCCGGGGTGTCCAGCAGATTGATCTCAAAGTCCTGGTAGTTGAACTTCATTACCGAGGAGGTCACCGAGATGCCGCGCTCCTTCTCGATTGACATCCAGTCGCTGGTGGCGTGGCGCGAGGCCTTGCGGGCCTTGACCGCGCCGGCCATCTGGATGGCGCCGCCAAAGAGCAGCAGCTTTTCGGTCAAGGTGGTCTTGCCGGCATCCGGATGACTAATGATGCCGAAGGTCCGCCGCCGTTTGATTTCGTTGTTCTGGATCCTGCCCACTGCCTGCAATCCCTTGTCCGAAAAAAAGATGAATAGTGATAAAAAATGACGAAAAAAAGCGGGCCCAAGGCCCGCTCGAAAAACAAGTATAGTCGATCCTTTTCAAAATTACCACCCCTGCCGGCATCTGCACCAAGGAGGGCCGGTCGCCACCGGCATGCAGGTGCCCCCTTAACAGTTTTCGCCGCCCCGCGGCCGGCCCGGGAACGGCTTCAGCTGTTTATATGAAAATCTCCCCGGACAATGCTCGCTGTCCGGGGAGATTTTTATTGTTGGTTGTGGCTGCGGCCCAAAAGTTATGGTCCAGCCATGCGGATTAGTGTCTGTCCAGAAATGAGCAATTTCGTTCAAGATCAAGGATCGCGAAAAAAATAACCAGAGTCATATAAATGATATTACGAGGATTATTTTTTGAGCATGACGCCGAGATTGGACGAAAGGGCCATTTCCGGATGGGCACTGGTTAGTCCGGAGCCGTGCTCATCACATGGCTCAACTCCTCTATCTTATTGTTTTTGATCCGCCAGTCATAGATGTCCACCATATCCTTGTACACCTGCATGACCTGGAAGAAACCGTGCCAATGGGCGTAGTCAGGGGCAAACATGGCCGCGCCGTGCCGGGCCCGTCGACCGGCGTGATGCCAGAGGAAGTAATGCAGCTCCTGGAAACCGTCCTTCCACGGGTCCTGCTTGAGCAACCCCTTGGCCTTGAGATCCTGCTTCATGGCCTCGGCCTTGTCATAATACATATTGTAGAGTTCAACCGCATTGTCCAGGGAGTCCCGCTGGGCGTTGGTGTGTGATTTTCCATGACAGTTAACGCACACCTTGCGCATCAACTTGTCACCCTTTTCGCCGTCACCCCGCTCACCGCTTCTGATCACACTCCTGGGATGAACCAGGTCCCATTTCAGCCGTTCATTGACATTGTGGGTGGTGGACAATTCACCGATCCCGCTCATATGGCAGGTGGCGCAGGTCGGGGCGGTATAATCGCCGGGCTGCCAGGTGTCAGGGGCCGCATCCCAGTTCCACTCCTCTCCCTGGGTCAGGTAGAGCTGGCCGTGCTTGCTCTCGTTATAGATCTCGATATGGGGATGATCCGGACCCAGATGACAACTGGCGCAGGCCTCGGGTTTTCTCGCCTCGGCCACCGAAAACTCGTGCCGGGTATGGCAGACCGTGCAGTTGCCGATGCCGCCGTCCGGATACCGGGTACCCACCCCGCCGGGCCAGGTTTCCTTGATCGGCTTGTTGTCCGGACCCAGTTCCACCTTGGTACCGTGGCACATCTGGCAACCAGTGGCCCGGGTGGCCCGGTTACTTCCCGTGCCTGGTTTATTGCCCATGAACTCGCCGCCCTCGTGATAGTACATCAGCTTCTGAAACTTCTCCTTTTCAATCACCGGGTCGCCGGCCAATTTAGCATGACCGCTCTTTAAAAACTGCTTGACCTCGGCCGGATGACAACGCTCGCAGGTCTTGGAAGAGACCATGGGCGAGATGTAGATCTCCGTGCCCCGGACCCCCTCGCACTGGCTGGCCATGGGCGAACCCTTGGCCACGGTATGGCAGTCGTAGCAGGTAATGGCGGCATGGCCCATCTTGCCTTTTTTCCACGATTCAACAATGCCCGGCGTTTTTTTGGCATGACACTCGATACATCCGGCTGCATCCTCGCTCATCCCCCGCTTGATCACTATCTCCTTTGGGGCCAGATTGGGGGTCTCGGCGGCCGGGGCCATGACCGTTCCCATGGTCAAGACACAAAGGGCCAGTCCAATGACCACCAGAAATTTCGTTTTGTCTTCCCTTTTCATACCTTCCTCCTTGTCTGTCTTCTCCTGGGACTGTTTTTCATAAGGCACCGGTAAAAGCTCACGGGCATGAGGTTACCGTAAATCCGCACCCCCGGTGAATGGTTACTGTTGTTCACTTAGGTTTCCGAGAAAAATCTATTTGCGGTTTCAATCATGTTGCGATGGCCGACATGGGGATGACATTCTGTACAGGTTTTTTTCGCCTCGCCCAGCAGATAGGCCCGGTGGGCCAGGAGCCCGCCACGCTTGATCCCCTTGGGGGTCAATTCGTGGTGGCAGCGGCGGCAGGCGCTGTCAAAGGTGAACTTCTGCCGGTTCTGCTCCGCATTGCCGGCCCAGTCAAAGGTAACCGGATCGATCACCATGTTCTGGATGACATCGCCGGTGCCGGTAATCGCCTTGGTGGTCAGATATTGGAGAAAATTGCCATGGGGCAGATGGCAGTCCACGCACTGGGCCGCGAAGCCCTGCGGGTTGTTGCCGCCATGCACCGACTCCTTCCAGGATGTGCGGAAGGGGGTCATGACATGACAGGTGACGCAAAAGGTGTCGGTGTTGGTGGTCTCGATCATGAAACCCGAGGCCAGCACCGTGACCATGGCCAGCAGGATCCCCATGGCCAGGCCGACCCACCATGCTTTTTTGCCGCCTGAACGTTCCTTGCCTTGCTTTGCCATTAAATCACCTCCTTTGTCTTCAGATGCCGGTCAGAATGGTTACCTGTTATGCAACATAAGGTGACGCGCCTCGATTGGTTGAGATTAGATTTAGCAAGTATCGTTCCAGAAAAAAAAGAATCGCAAAATCAGGCTATTGAAAAATCGATGTTACTAAAAAGTAACAAAAACGGCTATTGACTGTTACCTGTACGTAACAGTACAATCAGGCTGAACCGGTCCCGGTCCACAGGGCCGCGGCCTGAAAAGGCCCTGCCGCCGGGCACGGCCCCAAGGAGCCGGCAACTCCGGCCCGGCCAGGTATGATATATGCATTTTAATCCCT comes from Desulfobacterales bacterium and encodes:
- a CDS encoding NapC/NirT family cytochrome c → MAKQGKERSGGKKAWWVGLAMGILLAMVTVLASGFMIETTNTDTFCVTCHVMTPFRTSWKESVHGGNNPQGFAAQCVDCHLPHGNFLQYLTTKAITGTGDVIQNMVIDPVTFDWAGNAEQNRQKFTFDSACRRCHHELTPKGIKRGGLLAHRAYLLGEAKKTCTECHPHVGHRNMIETANRFFSET
- a CDS encoding cytochrome c3 family protein, producing the protein MKREDKTKFLVVIGLALCVLTMGTVMAPAAETPNLAPKEIVIKRGMSEDAAGCIECHAKKTPGIVESWKKGKMGHAAITCYDCHTVAKGSPMASQCEGVRGTEIYISPMVSSKTCERCHPAEVKQFLKSGHAKLAGDPVIEKEKFQKLMYYHEGGEFMGNKPGTGSNRATRATGCQMCHGTKVELGPDNKPIKETWPGGVGTRYPDGGIGNCTVCHTRHEFSVAEARKPEACASCHLGPDHPHIEIYNESKHGQLYLTQGEEWNWDAAPDTWQPGDYTAPTCATCHMSGIGELSTTHNVNERLKWDLVHPRSVIRSGERGDGEKGDKLMRKVCVNCHGKSHTNAQRDSLDNAVELYNMYYDKAEAMKQDLKAKGLLKQDPWKDGFQELHYFLWHHAGRRARHGAAMFAPDYAHWHGFFQVMQVYKDMVDIYDWRIKNNKIEELSHVMSTAPD
- a CDS encoding peptide chain release factor 3, with the translated sequence MGRIQNNEIKRRRTFGIISHPDAGKTTLTEKLLLFGGAIQMAGAVKARKASRHATSDWMSIEKERGISVTSSVMKFNYQDFEINLLDTPGHQDFSEDTYRVLTAVDSALMVIDNAKGVERQTMKLMEVCRMRNTPVITFINKLDRDGLEPLDILADIEEKLQIECAPLSWPIGMGKRFKGVYNLFRKELQLFVPGQATRDQERLVIQDLADSRLDELLGSQADELRQDIELLEGAANPFDYGHFIKANQSPVFFGSAINNFGVKELLEAFVELAPAPGPRASLTREVAPEEENFSGFVFKVQANMNPAHRDRIAFLRICSGKFSRGMKVRHHRINKEIALANATIFMAQDRANVDEAYPGDIIGIHNHGTIKIGDTFTEREKLKFTGIPNFAPEHFRRVILKSPLKAKQLQKGLVQLAEEGAVQAFKPLMGSDYILGAVGLLQFDVTRARLKDEYGAEVIFENVDLGAARWIACDDRKKLDQFKREFQASLAEDAEGHLTYLASGEWRLNRTMEQWPEISFLKTREHG